A portion of the Melanotaenia boesemani isolate fMelBoe1 chromosome 2, fMelBoe1.pri, whole genome shotgun sequence genome contains these proteins:
- the LOC121657172 gene encoding myeloid-associated differentiation marker homolog, with the protein MVYVDVKSITKPVGIMRIMVTILTCMCFCLVAAVGHNKSPYWAWCMFTWCFCFLVTLLILILEFAMVNTKLPFAWDDFTAAFAILASLLCLSASIIYPIFFTCNTCHRQIGASVVSWVCFAGYVAEVVLTRLQPSGETRGFLSTIPGIMKMLEIFLACLIFMSLESGQYSGSSPLQWCVAVYSLCFIFAILIIILTLGQLTSFFPFSFEIVAIVYNVVATVMYLTAMVIWPLYTFQNNKRPSNCGSLCAWDKLVVVTLMTIFNFLVYTLDTIYSILLVFFFSSE; encoded by the coding sequence ATGGTTTATGTGGATGTAAAATCCATCACCAAGCCTGTGGGGATCATGCGAATAATGGTGACCATCCTCAcctgtatgtgtttttgtttggtggCAGCAGTGGGACATAATAAATCTCCATATTGGGCATGGTGCATGTTCACTTGGTGCTTCTGCTTCCTGGTCACACTTCTTATTCTAATCCTGGAGTTCGCCATGGTCAACACAAAATTGCCTTTCGCCTGGGATGACTTCACCGCTGCCTTTGCTATACTGGCGAGCCTACTGTGCCTGTCAGCTTCCATCATCTACCCTATCTTTTTCACCTGCAACACCTGCCACCGGCAGATTGGAGCGTCTGTGGTATCCTGGGTTTGTTTTGCTGGGTACGTTGCTGAGGTGGTCTTAACACGCCTTCAACCAAGTGGGGAGACCAGAGGGTTCCTCTCTACGATTCCTGGCATAATGAAGATGTTGGAGATCTTCCTGGCCTGTCTTATTTTCATGTCCCTGGAAAGCGGGCAGTACTCAGGCTCCTCACCGCTGCAGTGGTGTGTTGCTGTGTACTCATTGTGTTTCATATTTGCCATCCTCATAATTATACTCACCCTTGGACAactgacttctttttttccGTTCTCCTTTGAAATAGTGGCAATCGTCTATAATGTTGTGGCAACAGTGATGTACTTAACAGCTATGGTGATTTGGCCATTGTATACTTTCCAAAACAATAAGCGACCATCTAACTGTGGCTCCCTCTGTGCCTGGGATAAACTGGTGGTGGTCACCCTCATGACAATCTTCAACTTTCTTGTTTACACCTTGGACACAATTTATTCCATACTACTTgtgttctttttcagtagtgaaTGA
- the LOC121633732 gene encoding somatostatin receptor type 5-like: MNDFNCTLMPENTSTSFSQSFTTSNISDTLPPMPFNEVTAVIYTIVFIVGFLSNTIAIYVLARYNKMKSVTNIYILNLAVADELYILGIPFIGTNNTLSYWPYGNFLCKVCMTSDGMSQFASTFCLTLMSIDRFFAVAYPIRSAKWRKPQVAKIFSGLVWVVSFLMVLPLTIFSKVQENFNTCNISWPEPIKYWTITFILYTSILGFFGPLVVISLCYLLIVIKMKSAGVRAGLTKRRKSERKVTRMVLIIVSVFVLCWLPFYTTNIVNLSYVIPETKTTAAIYFSLVILTHVNSCANPFLYGLLSDNLKQSFEKVLCFHKPNSVFTADTPTTRQKSSKIVEMEVITNPDREPFTPKTVMNGL; this comes from the exons ATGAATGACTTCAACTGCACATTAATGCCTGAGAATACCAGCACATCGTTCTCCCAGTCCTTCACCACCAGCAATATCTCAGACACACTCCCTCCTATGCCCTTCAATGAAGTTACTGCAGTTATCTACACCATTGTCTTCATTGTGGGATTTTTAAGTAACACAATAGCCATCTATGTATTGGCACGCTACAATAAGATGAAGTCTGTAACTAACATTTATATCCTCAATTTAGCTGTGGCGGATGAACTCTACATCCTAGGAATCCCCTTcatagggacaaacaacacACTCTCTTATTGGCCTTATGGAAATTTCCTCTGCAAAGTGTGTATGACTTCTGATGGCATGAGCCAATTTGCCTCCACATTTTGCCTGACACTGATGAGCATCGATCGCTTCTTTGCTGTGGCTTATCCCATTCGAAGTGCCAAATGGCGGAAGCCACAAGTGGCCAAGATCTTTAGCGGCCTGGTGTGGGTCGTGTCATTTCTGATGGTGTTGCCGCTCACCATCTTCTCAAAGGTACAGGAGAATTTCAACACCTGCAACATAAGCTGGCCTGAACCAATTAAGTATTGGACTATTACCTTCATCCTTTACACCTCTATCCTGGGTTTCTTTGGCCCTCTGGTTGTCATCTCCCTCTGCTACCTGCTCATTGTCATCAAG ATGAAGTCAGCAGGTGTTCGTGCAGGCCTGACTAAACGCCGCAAGTCAGAGCGTAAAGTGACACGCATGGTGTTAATCATCGTGTCGGTGTTTGTACTTTGTTGGCTGCCCTTTTATACGACCAACATTGTCAACCTGAGTTATGTCATCCCTGAGACCAAGACCACTGCTGCAATCTACTTTTCACTGGTGATCCTCACCCACGTCAACTCCTGCGCCAACCCATTCCTATATGGTTTGCTCTCTGACAATTTAAAGCAAAGCTTCGAGAAAGTGCTTTGTTTCCACAAACCAAACAGTGTTTTCACTGCAGACACTCCAACAACAAGACAGAAGTCTTCCAAG ATCGTCGAGATGGAAGTTATTACTAACCCTGACAGAGAACCTTTCACCCCAAAAACTGTGATGAATGGCCTGTAA
- the LOC121631043 gene encoding myeloid-associated differentiation marker homolog — protein sequence MVTLDFNALTAPVGIVRLLEVIFTCISFSLVASLGHATDSLWTWCMFTWCFCFCVTFLILILEFLSVSGKLPISWDDFTSAFGMLAALMVLAASIIYSVISSYSALGEQIAASVISFLAFILYAIEVGMTRAKPGEISGFLSTVPGLLKVLEAFVACIIFICLGSNNYSGFPGLQWCVAVYSICFIFALLVIILTICRLLSAFPAPIKHVLTVCNVLAVLMYITAVVIWPVYSFKNNPNPCVNNVYCPWNMLVVIMFMTCVNLVAYIVDTVYSVRLVFFTS from the exons ATGGTTACACTGGACTTTAACGCACTGACTGCACCGGTGGGAATTGTGCGCCTACTGGAGGTCATCTTCACCTGCATCTCCTTCAGCCTGGTGGCATCACTAGGCCACGCAACCGACTCCTTGTGGACATGGTGTATGTTTACCTGGTGCTTCTGTTTTTGTGTCACTTTCCTAATACTCATCTTGGAATTCCTCAGTGTCAGTGGAAAGCTGCCAATCTCCTGGGATGATTTCACTTCTGCCTTTGGCATGTTGGCTGCCCTAATG GTGCTTGCAGCATCCATCATATACTCCGTCATCTCTTCCTATTCTGCCCTTGGCGAACAGATTGCGGCCTCTGTTATTTCCTTTCTGGCCTTCATCCTATACGCCATTGAAGTGGGAATGACTCGGGCCAAACCAGGGGAGATCAGTGGATTTCTTTCTACAGTTCCAGGTCTTCTCAAAGTTCTGGAGGCTTTTGTGGcctgcatcatcttcatctgtcTGGGTTCCAACAACTACTCTGGTTTTCCAGGACTTCAGTGGTGTGTTGCCGTCTACTCCATTTGCTTCATTTTTGCCCTCCTTGTCATCATTTTAACCATCTGCCGCCTGCTGTCTGCCTTCCCTGCACCTATTAAACACGTCCTGACTGTCTGCAATGTGCTGGCAGTACTGATGTACATCACAGCTGTGGTCATCTGGCCAGTGTACAGCTTCAAGAACAATCCCAATCCATGTGTTAACAATGTTTACTGTCCATGGAACATGTTAGTTGTTATCATGTTCATGACCTGTGTTAACCTGGTTGCTTACATTGTGGATACAGTTTATTCTGTTAGGCTGGTGTTTTTCACCAGTTGA